The DNA window GACGGACCGATTACGAAGCCGATTCCGGTCGCTTTGGCGAGCCAGGTGAAAGAGGGGCCGGCGAAAATGCTGACGGTAGTGGAAAACGACAAAGTCGAGCAATTTGATGTGGAAATTGTCAGCACCATTCCGCAAAAGTTCCCAGCGACAAAAGGGCTCGTCATTCGCGTTACCGACCCGCGCCTGCTGAAGAAAACGGGCGGCATCGTTCAAGGGATGAGTGGCAGTCCAATCATTCAAGACGGAAAGCTTGTTGGCGCGGTGACGCATGTTTTCGTCAACGATCCGACGTCCGGCTATGGCGTCCATATCGAGTGGATGCTGCAAGAAGCAGGAATCGACTTATATGGCAAACAAAAGAAAGCGAGCTGATTCGGTCAGCTCGCTTTTTGGCTGCCGGCAAATTTTTTTCAAAAAAGGCGGCAAAATTTTTGCCGGTTTGGCATAGATATTTGGTGAAACATTCGTTAAAATGGAACATGTAAAGATTTTTCGACAAACACGCATTTTTTGAAAGTGAATATTGTCTAACGAACTCGCTTTTTGTTATAATTTTTATTTTTCGCTAACTTGTGAAAAATAAAAGGATTTTTTGCCACTGCTGTCGAATGTACGTTAACGGAATGCTACATAGCAAGAAAAAGTGGGGGAGGACGATCATTTTGAGCATTAAAGTGTGCATTGCCGACGATAACCGCGAATTGGTGACATTGCTTGATGAATATATTTCGAGCCAGCCGGACATGGAAGTGATCGGCACGGCATATAACGGGCAAGACTGCCTGCACATGCTTGAAGAGAAGCAGCCGGACATTTTGCTTTTGGATATCATTATGCCGCATTTGGACGGGTTGGCCGTGCTTGAGAAAGTCCGCACCGGCTTTGAGCACCAGCCGAACGTCATTATGCTGACGGCGTTCGGTCAGGAAGATGTGACGAAAAAGGCGGTCGAACTCGGCGCCTCCTATTTCATTTTAAAACCGTTTGACATGGAAAATTTAGTCCATCATATTCGGCAAATTTATGGAAAAACTGCGCCGATCGCTAGAAAAGTCGCTCCGGCGTACCAGGCGCGCGACAATAAGCCGAAAAACTTGGATGCAAGCATCACGAGCATCATTCATGAAATCGGCGTCCCGGCGCATATTAAAGGGTATTTGTATTTGCGCGAGGCGATCGCCATGGTATACCACGACATCGAATTGCTCGGTTCGATCACGAAAGTGCTGTACCCTGATATCGCCAAAAAATACAACACGACCGCCAGCCGCGTCGAGCGCGCCATCCGCCATGCGATTGAAGTCGCCTGGAGCCGCGGCAACCTTGAATCGATTTCCTCGCTGTTCGGCTACACTGTCAGCGTTTCGAAGGCGAAGCCGACGAACTCGGAATTTATCGCGATGGTAGCCGATAAGCTGCGGCTCGAGCATAAGGCATCGTAACGGCGAGAGAACGTGATGGCGTGACGGCAAGGTGTTCCCGCTGATGGGACACCTTTTTCCTGCCGATGATGCACCATGCGATTCAAGGTCGATGGTTCGCCCAATATGCCAAAGGTGTTTCGTTTTGTCTTCTCTATAATTTTGTATGTATACCAAGTGATCCAGCCTTTTGCTTAAAAAGTTGACTCCTTCCGGCAAACTTGCGCTAGGCAGCAGGTTAGGACGGATCATGTTCTTTTTCCTTTTTCTCGAGCTCGAGCAGTTTTTGCATTAAAATGTGCGGAGGCATATGCATCACCCGCTCAATCGAAACGCCAAGCGCTTTGGCCAGTTTTTGTGCCGTCTCTAGCGAAATTTTCAGCGGTTGCATCATGTTCACCCCATTTCATCATACATTAGTTTTAGTATAACGGATTATCGCCGGTTTCGGCTAGCCTGTTGGCCGGGCGATTATTATACGTGAAAGGGAGAAGGCGGATGACATTGATTTTTGCCCATCGTGGCGCGGCGGGAACCTATCCGGAAAACACGATGGCAGCGTTTCTCGAGGCCGAAAGAGCGGGAGCTGACGGCATTGAATTGGACGTGCAGCTCACGAAAGACGGCGAAATCGTCGTTATCCATGACGAGACAGTCGATCGGACGACCGATGGGAGCGGCTGGGTGCATGGCATGACGTACCGCGAGCTGCGCAAGCTGAACGCTGCGGCGAAATGGGACGGACGATACGGCCATTGTCCGATTCCCCATTTGGAAGAAGTGCTTGCCTGGCTGGGATCGACGCGGCTTTTCGTTAACATTGAGCTGAAAAACAGCCTCATCGCCTATGAAACGCTCGAACAAAAAACGATCGCCCTTGTGCGCCGCCACGGGCTCGAGAAGCGCACGCTTCTTTCTTCCTTCAACCACAACAGCATGCGTTTTTGCCGAACGGTTGCTCCGGAGATCGAAACAGCGCTTCTCTATATGGAGCCGCTCTACGACCCGTGGACTTATGTGCGGGCGATGAAAGCGGACGGGGTGCATCCGTATCACCGGACGGTGACAGCTGCATTTGTCGCGGACGCGCAACGTCGCGGGCTGGCTGTCCGGCCGTTTACGATCAATAAGACGGAAGTGATGAAAACGATGTTTGCCTACGGCGTTGATGCCATTTTTACCGACCATCCCCGCCGGGCAAAGGAATGGAAAGAAAAAACGCCTTAACGAATGCCCGTTAAGGCGTTTTTCGTTTGCGTTGAAAGCGCGCCTGCACTTTGTTTCGTTTCCGGTCGCGGTGCAACAAAAATCCGCCGATAAACGCCAGACCGGCAACAAACAGCACGAGCCCGGCGAGAAATTGCAGCCATAAGGCGGCAAACGGTGGATCCATCACGCCAAATAGCGCATCGCGCATCCATTTAATGCCGAGCGCTGCCGCCAAGCCGGGAACCACTAAAATGAACAGCGCAATCATTCGCTCCATCGCGATCGCGTTCCTTTCCAAAAAGAAGTCGCTTCATCGACTATCATAGCGGTTATCGGCCATTTGTCAAGAAAAGAAAAAACGAGTATGATAAAAATGCCTGCAAAATTTGGCATGAAACAAAGCGTGGTGAACCATAATGAAAAAAGTGATCATAATCGGCGCCGATGCGCGGGGGACGTTGCTGCTCAAACTGCTTCACGAGGCGTCGGGGTTTGCCGTCATGGCGGTCATTGATGTCGATGACGACGCCCCGGGTCTGCAGCTGGCGCGAAAATGGGGCATTGCCGCTGCCAACGACTGGCGCCCATGGATGGACAAACCGCTTGATTTGATTATCGAAACGACCGGCAAGGCGGACGTCCTTAAAGAGATCCGCCAGCTGGCGCCCAAAGGGGCGAACATCGTCCCGAGTGCGGTCGCGAGAATGATGGCCGAGCTTGTAGAAGAGAAAGAAGCGTTGATCGCGGAACTGAAAAGCGAGGCGGCTCGGCGCGCGCTCATTTTTCACTCGTCCCACGATGGCATGATTGTCGTTGATGAATATGCTTACATTACCGATATGAATGAAAGCGCCGCAGAGCTGCTCGAGGTGGACAAGGACAAAGTCATCGGCGAGCATATTTTAGCCGTCTTGCCATCGAGCGGCTTGCCGCGCGTGCTGAAAACGAGGCAGACAGAGTTTCACCAAGAAATGGAGCTGGCGAATGGGAAAAAGTTGATCACCACCCGCATCCCGATCATCGACGAGAGCGGCAAGTTGTTCGGAGCGCTTGCGGTATTTAAAGATATCACCGAACTTGTCGATTTGGCGGAAGAAATCACGGACTTAAAAGAAGTGCGCATGATGCTTGAAGCAATTATCTACTCATCAGAAGAAGCGATCTCGGTCGTGGATGAAAACGGGAACGGCATTTTGATCAACCCGGCGTATACCCGTCTCACCGGTCTGACGAAAGAGGAGGTGATCGGCAAGCCGGCGACCGCCGACATCGCCGAGGGAGAAAGCATGCATATGCAAGTGTTGAAAACACGCCGCCCGGTGCGCGGCGCGCGCATGAAAGTCGGCCCGAAAAACCGCGACGTCATCGTCAATGTCGCCCCGATCATTGTGGACGGTGTATTAAAAGGGAGCGTCGGCGTCATTCACGACGTGTCGGAAATCCAACGGCTGACGGCGGAGCTCAACCGGGCGCGGCAAATTATTCGCACGCTCGAAGCGAAATATTCGTTTGCCGATATTATCGGTGAATCAGAAGAGATGAAAGTTGCGATTGAGCAAGCGAAACTAGCGGCGAAAACGCCGGCGACGATTTTGCTGCGCGGCGAATCAGGAACGGGCAAAGAACTGTTTGCCCACGCCATTCATAACGCCAGCGACCGAAAGTATAACAAGTTTATCCGCGTCAACTGTGCGGCGATCCCGGAAACATTATTAGAAAGCGAGCTATTCGGCTATGAAGAAGGGGCGTTTTCCGGCGCGCGGCGCGGCGGAAAACGCGGGTTGTTTGAAGAGGCGAACAACGGAAGCATTTTCCTCGACGAAATTGGCGAACTGTCAGCGAGCACGCAAGCAAAGCTGCTTCGCGTCTTGCAAGAGAGGGAGATCGTCCGCGTCGGCGGAACGAAACCGATCCCGATTAACGTCCGCGTCATTGCCGCAACGAATGTCAATTTGGAAAAAGCGATTGCCGACGGCACGTTTCGCGAAGACTTATATTACCGGCTCAACCGGATGCCCATTTACATCCCGCCGCTGCGCGCCCGCAAAGAAGACATTCCGGCCCTTTGCCGGCATTTGATCCAAAAGCTGAACCAAGATTACGGGCGCAACGTCGAAGGGGTGACAAACGAAGCGATGGCGCGGCTTTTCGCTTATGATTGGCCGGGGAACGTCCGCGAACTTGAAAACGTGCTCGGACGGGCGATGATTTTCATGAAATTTCACGAGGTAATGATCGACGTTGCGCATTTGCCGCCGCTCGCCACCCCATCGCCGGCACCGGCACTCCGCATTGAAGCGGAGGAGCCGCTCCGCCCGCTTGATGAGATGGTCGGGGAGTATGAGGCGCATTTGTTAGAGCGGGCGCTCCGCCGTTATCATGGCAATAAAACAGCGACTGCCCGGGCGCTCGGCATTTCAGTGCGCAACTTGTACTATAAATTGGAGAAATACGGACTTGACAAAAAAAGCATGCAGTAATTTTCATATAAAGAAAAAGATTGCACAGTCTTGCCCGTATCCAACGGCTGTTTTAAAGCGCTTTCATAATTTTATGATTGGCACAGTTTTTGCATATAAAAAAGTGCCGCACGATTTGCAGAAAAGGTTGGTGCAGACGATGAAGCTAAAATCGTTAATCGAAGAGGCAAGCCAATGCCAGGGCCGGACGGTGGCAGTGGCGGCGGCGGAAGACGAAGAAGTCATTGAGGCGGTGGCGATGGCACTCAAACATCGCCTCGGACGGTTCGTGCTGTACGGGGATCGCGAGCGGGTCGGCCGATTGCTGAAAGAAAATGGCTGCACGCGCTTTTCCGATGTTGAGATCGTTCATGCGAACTCGGTCGGGCAGGCAGCGGAGCTCGCCGTGCGCGCCGTCCATTTGAATGAAGCCGATGCGCTGATGAAAGGACATGTGCCGACAGCGGCGCTCTTAAAGGCGGTGCTCAATAAAGAGTATGGTCTGCGCACGGGGAGAGTTCTTTCCCATGTCGCCGTCTTTGACGTGCCGGGGGCGGATCGGCCCATCATCGTGACGGATGCGGCCATGAACATCGCGCCCGATTTGGAACAAAAAGTGCAAATTGTGAATAACGCCGTCGGCGTGGCGCGGTCGATCGGCATTGAGCGGCCGAAAGTGGCGGCCTTGGCGGCAGTGGAAACAGTCAATCCGGCCATGCCGGCAACACTTGATGCCGCCGCGCTCGCCATAATGCAAAAGAGGGGCCAAATCAGCGGCTGCCTGCTTGATGGACCGCTCGCATTAGACAATGCCGTGTCCATGACGGCGGCGAAGCATAAGCGGATTGAGAGTGAAGTCGCCGGCTGCGCTGATATTTTGCTCGTTCCCGACATTGAATCCGGCAATATGTTGTACAAATCGCTCGTCTATTTTGCGAACGCCCGCGTTGGCGCGGTCATCGCCGGAGCGAAGGCGCCAATCGTTTTAACATCGCGCGCCGACTCGGCGGAAAGCAAATTGTATTCGCTCGCCCTTGCGATCTGTTCGGCAGCGAAATGAAAAGAAGGAGGCCATCGAAGATGGAACTGTTTAAATATATGGAAACGTATGATTACGAACAAGTGTTGTTTTGTCAAGACAAAGAATCGGGCTTAAAGGCGATCATCGCCATTCATGATACAACGCTCGGCCCGGCGTTGGGCGGCACGCGCATGTGGATGTACAATTCGGAAGAAGAAGCGCTCGAAGACGCGTTGCGCCTCGCCCGCGGCATGACGTACAAAAACGCGGCGGCTGGCCTCAACTTAGGCGGCGGCAAAACGGTCATCATCGGCGACCCGCGCAAAGATAAAAACGAGGCGATGTTCCGCGCGTTCGGTCGCTTCATCCAAGGATTAAACGGCCGCTATATCACGGCCGAGGACGTCGGGACGACGGTTGCTGATATGGATATCATTTACCAAGAGACCGACTATGTGACCGGCATTTCCCCGGAGTTCGGCTCGTCCGGCAACCCGTCGCCGATGACAGCCTACGGCGTCTACCGTGGAATGAAGGCGGCGGCGAAAGAAGCGTTCGGCAGCGACTCGCTCGAAGGAAAAGTCATCGCCGTCCAAGGCGTCGGCAATGTCGCTTACCATTTATGCCGCCATTTGCATGAAGAAGGAGCGAAGCTTATCGTCACCGACATTAACAAGGAAGCGGTGGCCCGCGCGGTCGAGGAATTTGGCGCGAAAGCGGTCGACCCGAACGACATTTACGGCGTCGAGTGCGACATTTTTGCCCCATGTGCGCTCGGCGGCATCATCAATGACCAGACGATTCGGCAGCTGAAAGCGAAAGTGATCGCCGGCTCGGCGAACAACCAGCTGCGCGAGGCGCGGCATGGCGATATCATTCATGAAATGGGCATCGTGTATGCTCCGGACTATGTGATCAACGCCGGCGGCGTCATCAATGTCGCTGATGAATTGTACGGCTACAACCGTGAACGGGCGATGAAAAAAGTCGAGCAAATTTACGATAACATTGAAAAAGTGTTTGCGATCGCCAAGCGCGATAACATTCCGACGTACGTCGCGGCCGATCGGATGGCGGAAGAGCGGATCGAAACGATGCGCAAGGCGCGCAGCCAATTTTTGCAAAACGGTCATCATATTTTAAGCCGCCGCCGCGGCCGTTAACGGCGGCCAGGGGCGGTCCTCCGCCCCGCTGGCGGCACACGGAGGGACGACAACGATGCAAGAGCAGAAGTTCCGTATTTTAACGATCAATCCAGGTTCGACCTCGACGAAAATTGGCGTGTTTGAAAATGAACGGCCACTGTTGGAAAAAACGATCCGCCATGATGCGGATGTGCTGCGGCAATACGCGACGATTATCGACCAATATGAATTTCGCAAACAGACGATTTTAGCCGCTTTAGATGAGGAAGGAATCAACTTATCGAAGCTAAGCGCCGTCTGCGGCCGCGGGGGGCTTCTCCGCCCGATCGAAGGCGGAACGTACCGCGTCAATGAGGCGATGCTTGAAGACTTGCGCCGCGGCTACTCCGGCCAGCACGCCTCCAACCTCGGCGGCATTTTGGCGCACGAAATCGCCTCAGCGCTCAACATTCCGGCGTTTATCGTCGACCCGGTCGTCGTCGATGAGCTTGAGCCGATCGCCCGGATTAGCGGGTTTCCGCTGATCGAGCGGCGCAGCATTTTCCATGCGTTGAACCAAAAAGCGGTCGCGCGCCGCGTCGCTCGGCAGCTTGGCAAGCGGTATGACGAGTTGAATTTCATCGTCGCCCATATGGGCGGCGGCATTACCGTCGGCGCCCACAAGCGGGGGCGGGTCGTCGATGTCAATAACGGCCTTGACGGCGAAGGCCCGTTCAGCCCGGAGCGCGCTGGAACGGTGCCGGCCGGCGATTTGGTCGCTTTATGTTTTTCAGGTGAATACTACCGTGATGAGATCATGAACATGCTTGTCGGCCGCGGCGGTCTTGTCGGGCATCTTGGCACGAACGATGCGGTGAAAGTGGAAAAAATGATTGAAGCCGGGAACGAACAGGCGAAACTCGTATATGAGGCGATGGCATACCAAGTGGCGAAAGAAATCGGCGCGGCAAGCGCCGTGCTTTCCGGCAAAGTCGACGCCATCATTTTAACCGGCGGCCTGGCGTACGGTAAATCGTTCGTCGAACAGATCACCCGCCGCGTCCAATGGATTGCCGATGTCATCGTCCATCCGGGCGAAAATGAACTGCAGGCGTTGGCGGAAGGCGCGCTTCGCGTCTTGCGCGGCGAGGAAGAGGAAAAAACATATCTAGGTGAAGCGGCTGCGCCGGTTTCAGTCCGGCGTTGATGCGGCAACAGACAGAAAGGGGAAGGCAAGATGGCAAATGAATACGATGTCGTCATTCTTGGCGGCGGCACAGGCGGCTATGTGGCGGCC is part of the Geobacillus sp. 46C-IIa genome and encodes:
- the spo0A gene encoding sporulation transcription factor Spo0A, with amino-acid sequence MLHSKKKWGRTIILSIKVCIADDNRELVTLLDEYISSQPDMEVIGTAYNGQDCLHMLEEKQPDILLLDIIMPHLDGLAVLEKVRTGFEHQPNVIMLTAFGQEDVTKKAVELGASYFILKPFDMENLVHHIRQIYGKTAPIARKVAPAYQARDNKPKNLDASITSIIHEIGVPAHIKGYLYLREAIAMVYHDIELLGSITKVLYPDIAKKYNTTASRVERAIRHAIEVAWSRGNLESISSLFGYTVSVSKAKPTNSEFIAMVADKLRLEHKAS
- a CDS encoding sigma 54-interacting transcriptional regulator yields the protein MKKVIIIGADARGTLLLKLLHEASGFAVMAVIDVDDDAPGLQLARKWGIAAANDWRPWMDKPLDLIIETTGKADVLKEIRQLAPKGANIVPSAVARMMAELVEEKEALIAELKSEAARRALIFHSSHDGMIVVDEYAYITDMNESAAELLEVDKDKVIGEHILAVLPSSGLPRVLKTRQTEFHQEMELANGKKLITTRIPIIDESGKLFGALAVFKDITELVDLAEEITDLKEVRMMLEAIIYSSEEAISVVDENGNGILINPAYTRLTGLTKEEVIGKPATADIAEGESMHMQVLKTRRPVRGARMKVGPKNRDVIVNVAPIIVDGVLKGSVGVIHDVSEIQRLTAELNRARQIIRTLEAKYSFADIIGESEEMKVAIEQAKLAAKTPATILLRGESGTGKELFAHAIHNASDRKYNKFIRVNCAAIPETLLESELFGYEEGAFSGARRGGKRGLFEEANNGSIFLDEIGELSASTQAKLLRVLQEREIVRVGGTKPIPINVRVIAATNVNLEKAIADGTFREDLYYRLNRMPIYIPPLRARKEDIPALCRHLIQKLNQDYGRNVEGVTNEAMARLFAYDWPGNVRELENVLGRAMIFMKFHEVMIDVAHLPPLATPSPAPALRIEAEEPLRPLDEMVGEYEAHLLERALRRYHGNKTATARALGISVRNLYYKLEKYGLDKKSMQ
- a CDS encoding DUF2627 domain-containing protein, whose translation is MERMIALFILVVPGLAAALGIKWMRDALFGVMDPPFAALWLQFLAGLVLFVAGLAFIGGFLLHRDRKRNKVQARFQRKRKTP
- the yqiS gene encoding phosphate butyryltransferase, whose translation is MKLKSLIEEASQCQGRTVAVAAAEDEEVIEAVAMALKHRLGRFVLYGDRERVGRLLKENGCTRFSDVEIVHANSVGQAAELAVRAVHLNEADALMKGHVPTAALLKAVLNKEYGLRTGRVLSHVAVFDVPGADRPIIVTDAAMNIAPDLEQKVQIVNNAVGVARSIGIERPKVAALAAVETVNPAMPATLDAAALAIMQKRGQISGCLLDGPLALDNAVSMTAAKHKRIESEVAGCADILLVPDIESGNMLYKSLVYFANARVGAVIAGAKAPIVLTSRADSAESKLYSLALAICSAAK
- a CDS encoding leucine dehydrogenase, producing the protein MELFKYMETYDYEQVLFCQDKESGLKAIIAIHDTTLGPALGGTRMWMYNSEEEALEDALRLARGMTYKNAAAGLNLGGGKTVIIGDPRKDKNEAMFRAFGRFIQGLNGRYITAEDVGTTVADMDIIYQETDYVTGISPEFGSSGNPSPMTAYGVYRGMKAAAKEAFGSDSLEGKVIAVQGVGNVAYHLCRHLHEEGAKLIVTDINKEAVARAVEEFGAKAVDPNDIYGVECDIFAPCALGGIINDQTIRQLKAKVIAGSANNQLREARHGDIIHEMGIVYAPDYVINAGGVINVADELYGYNRERAMKKVEQIYDNIEKVFAIAKRDNIPTYVAADRMAEERIETMRKARSQFLQNGHHILSRRRGR
- the buk gene encoding butyrate kinase — encoded protein: MQEQKFRILTINPGSTSTKIGVFENERPLLEKTIRHDADVLRQYATIIDQYEFRKQTILAALDEEGINLSKLSAVCGRGGLLRPIEGGTYRVNEAMLEDLRRGYSGQHASNLGGILAHEIASALNIPAFIVDPVVVDELEPIARISGFPLIERRSIFHALNQKAVARRVARQLGKRYDELNFIVAHMGGGITVGAHKRGRVVDVNNGLDGEGPFSPERAGTVPAGDLVALCFSGEYYRDEIMNMLVGRGGLVGHLGTNDAVKVEKMIEAGNEQAKLVYEAMAYQVAKEIGAASAVLSGKVDAIILTGGLAYGKSFVEQITRRVQWIADVIVHPGENELQALAEGALRVLRGEEEEKTYLGEAAAPVSVRR
- a CDS encoding YycC family protein → MQPLKISLETAQKLAKALGVSIERVMHMPPHILMQKLLELEKKEKEHDPS
- a CDS encoding glycerophosphodiester phosphodiesterase, whose product is MTLIFAHRGAAGTYPENTMAAFLEAERAGADGIELDVQLTKDGEIVVIHDETVDRTTDGSGWVHGMTYRELRKLNAAAKWDGRYGHCPIPHLEEVLAWLGSTRLFVNIELKNSLIAYETLEQKTIALVRRHGLEKRTLLSSFNHNSMRFCRTVAPEIETALLYMEPLYDPWTYVRAMKADGVHPYHRTVTAAFVADAQRRGLAVRPFTINKTEVMKTMFAYGVDAIFTDHPRRAKEWKEKTP